One Rhizobium rhododendri DNA segment encodes these proteins:
- a CDS encoding ABC transporter ATP-binding protein, which yields MQTNLVELRNLKVAFDGVPVLHGIDLDIRRGESVGLVGESGCGKSVTWLAALGLLPRRAQISGSVTLEGRELCGAPRSVLEQVRGGRIAIIFQDPSSSLNPVQRIGRQIAEALALHRGLHGAAAAAETLRLLDIVGIPDARRRVDLYPHEFSGGQCQRLMIAMALAGEPDLLVADEPTTALDATIQAQILDLLIQIRAETGMATVFISHDLGAVSQVCERICVMYAGRIIEEGSIAQLFSEPRHPYTRGLFDAIPTIDGPRKRLVPIPGTVPNPKQMPSGCAFSPRCARAVENCRHEMPAFEMLEDGRKLACLRPVPARELVSSPSRVAEEVTS from the coding sequence TGCTTCACGGCATCGATCTCGACATAAGACGAGGGGAATCGGTCGGGCTCGTCGGTGAATCCGGCTGCGGCAAGTCCGTGACCTGGCTCGCGGCACTAGGCCTGCTGCCGCGCCGGGCCCAGATCAGCGGCTCCGTGACGCTCGAAGGCCGGGAGCTTTGCGGCGCCCCCCGCTCAGTGCTCGAACAGGTCAGAGGCGGTCGCATCGCGATCATTTTCCAGGATCCGTCGAGTTCGCTCAACCCCGTGCAGCGCATCGGTCGGCAGATTGCCGAGGCTCTTGCGCTCCACCGCGGACTGCACGGAGCAGCGGCAGCGGCCGAAACACTGCGGCTGCTGGACATCGTCGGCATCCCCGACGCCCGCCGTCGCGTCGATCTCTATCCGCATGAATTTTCCGGCGGCCAATGTCAGCGACTGATGATCGCCATGGCGCTGGCCGGCGAACCCGATCTGCTGGTTGCCGACGAGCCGACAACGGCGCTCGATGCGACGATCCAGGCGCAGATTCTCGATCTGCTGATCCAGATTCGGGCGGAGACCGGTATGGCGACCGTGTTCATCAGCCACGATCTCGGCGCGGTCTCACAGGTCTGCGAACGGATCTGCGTCATGTATGCCGGCCGGATCATCGAAGAGGGCAGCATTGCCCAGCTCTTCTCTGAACCGCGCCATCCCTATACACGCGGCCTTTTCGACGCCATTCCGACCATCGACGGACCACGCAAGCGCCTGGTCCCCATTCCCGGCACCGTCCCGAACCCGAAGCAGATGCCATCCGGCTGTGCATTCTCTCCACGTTGCGCGCGCGCCGTGGAAAACTGTCGCCACGAGATGCCGGCTTTCGAAATGCTGGAGGATGGCAGGAAGCTCGCTTGTCTGCGCCCCGTGCCCGCGCGTGAACTGGTGAGCTCTCCGTCCCGAGTTGCGGAAGAGGTTACCTCGTGA
- a CDS encoding ABC transporter ATP-binding protein: MTPLLEARNLVRTYQIPTGAFGRPTPVRAVDGISLSVNVGETLGIVGESGSGKSTLGRMLLGIDPVQSGEVLFEGKPMPAVATRLWRAWRAKMQFVHQDPLAALDKRLTISAQIREPLEIHRLVPKEQRNLRVTELMSAVGLRQDQADRYPHELSGGQRQRAVIARALASRPKLIVCDEPVSALDVSIQAQVVNMLSDLQAENRLAMVFISHDLKVVRNIADRVAVMYLGRIVEEASSDVIFSSPQHPYTKALVSSVPVPGRQLEGRVILQGEPPNPANRPSGCAFHPRCPIAAEICRTTVPALQTIGDGRTAACHLVKTGDASIAA, translated from the coding sequence GTGACGCCGCTTCTCGAGGCCAGAAACCTCGTTCGCACCTATCAAATCCCGACCGGTGCTTTCGGCAGGCCCACCCCTGTGCGGGCCGTCGACGGCATATCGCTATCCGTCAACGTCGGCGAGACGCTCGGTATCGTCGGGGAATCTGGGTCGGGCAAGTCGACGCTTGGCCGGATGCTGCTCGGCATCGATCCCGTCCAGTCGGGCGAGGTCCTGTTCGAAGGCAAGCCCATGCCGGCCGTGGCGACCCGCCTTTGGCGGGCATGGCGGGCAAAGATGCAATTCGTCCACCAGGATCCGCTGGCAGCGCTCGACAAGCGCCTGACGATTTCCGCCCAGATCCGCGAGCCCCTCGAGATCCACCGGCTCGTGCCCAAGGAACAGCGCAATCTGCGTGTCACCGAGTTGATGTCCGCAGTCGGGCTGCGCCAGGACCAGGCCGATCGCTATCCCCATGAACTTTCCGGCGGCCAACGGCAGCGCGCCGTCATCGCCAGGGCGCTGGCCTCACGCCCGAAGCTGATCGTCTGCGACGAGCCCGTATCGGCGCTCGATGTGTCGATCCAGGCCCAGGTGGTGAACATGCTGAGCGACCTGCAGGCGGAAAACCGGCTCGCCATGGTGTTCATCAGCCATGACCTGAAGGTCGTTCGCAACATCGCCGACCGCGTCGCCGTAATGTATCTCGGGCGGATCGTCGAGGAAGCCTCCTCGGACGTGATCTTCAGTTCGCCGCAGCATCCCTACACCAAGGCTCTCGTCTCCAGCGTGCCTGTTCCGGGCAGACAGCTTGAGGGTCGGGTGATCCTGCAGGGCGAGCCGCCGAACCCTGCCAACCGGCCTTCCGGCTGTGCCTTCCATCCGCGCTGCCCGATTGCAGCCGAGATATGCCGCACGACAGTGCCTGCCTTGCAGACCATCGGCGATGGCCGTACTGCCGCCTGTCACCTGGTGAAGACCGGCGACGCCTCGATTGCCGCATAG